The genomic window TTAATTTAGGTGTTAAAATATCAGTTTGGGTCTAATGTGGAACATATTTAAACTATATATGTACttatgtcatgggttgcgcatgagAGCCTCCAACCATAACGAACTTGTACGATCCATCGCATTCAAGGGAGGTCGTTTGGCTCAATCGGACTGGTTCATTGCTTGGAGAGATTGAAAGCCCATCTTCGGAGCTTGGTAAATAtgaaaagtgatattcaaagatATGCTTGACAAATATGGAATGTGATCTTCAAATATATGTGATCCTAGACATTAAATGTAATATTTAGAATATATGATTCTGTAATATTAGAGATTTGATATCTAGAGAGCTTTTAATCTTAGCCATTAATGTATTTTGATCTGTACTGTTGATTTTGGGAGGCTCAGTTATAAATAGAGGCATTTCCCCTCATTGTAATTCattcaattattaataaaattttgagagcattcactcaaacttttatCTCAAGTGTTCTTGTTTTTCTGTGGCTTTTGTCCATCTTTCAAGTTCGTTCCTACTTCGTTCTTCTATTGTTCTTCGTGGGTGTATTAGAGGaaattctgttgaatcctcaattgttgcaagttaggctgacttaatTGTTTTGGAGCGAAGAAACTGCTTATGGATGCATGGATTGCGTGGAAAAAATCTAAGTCTGTGACACTTATCTATGGTTAGTTAAGGTCTAAcatgttaaaaaaacaaaatatcaataaaatttagaaatgttatttttaaaaaacatgtcaaattaagcTATTTATGTAGCAAGTACACACGTGTTTACAACttgatttaaatgttttaaattctACCTTAGATTTGGATTGCATTTAACATTCAAGCTAATGGTTAAGCGGTAAAATTACCATGGAAACCTCTATACTAGGAGTCGAATTGCATTTTACCCCTCTATTCAAAAAAATGAGTAAAGTAGtccttatacattagattaaagagcaaattggtcatttctgttaaaaatttaatccatttGTATCGTTAAAAATTGATGTTGTTGACGAAATAACTAAATAGTGACATGTGGCATGCCATGTGTACTTTATGCTGATGTACAGGGACTAGCTTTTAACAGCAAAAGTATATGGAATTTTTAATTGAAGGATTAGTTTGTTCTTTAATCaacaatttactctttaatctaacctaaaatggttaatttgtcttttttgagtagagggggtaaaatgtaatttgactactagtacaagggcctccatgatacttttactaaTTAAGTTGAAGAAAAACTTGATAGATATGATAGTAGTACTTTAAGGactcaattaaaatattctaaaatttaaagATCAACTTAAAATACAGACTATAGTTTGATGATCTTTGATGCaagtaacaaaaaaattatttgtattgTCTTTTCATTTTCCCAGTAATTTCATTTTCGCCGTCTCTTCTCCTTGTGTTTCCACAGTTTTCTTAACCTCCAAACATTAGGTTTTAAGAAAATGGGCGAGGACGGAGATATTAACGGGGCGAAGAAGATCCCATCACCATGCGACGTTGAGGCTTTAAAGAAGTGTTTGCAAGAAAACAAAGGGGATTACGTGAAATGTCAATCTCAGATAGAAGCTTTCAAGTCTTCTTGTTCATTGAAGAAACCGACCCCATCTGCGGGTTCTACAAGTAGCAGCCGAAGCCATTGATTTTCTGGTTTGATAAGAGTGAAATCCCTTGATTTTGACTGCGTAACCCATCTCCATACTTGCTTTATTGTTACCTTTTCAAGCTTTACTGATCTTTTAAGATGTAGTTTGCACtgtaatttaagtaaaatttggaACCAGCCAAGAACCCTAGCTTGATACCTATGAATTTTGCCGTAATAATTTCCCGATTGTTATTACAGATCATGATTTTTCTCCTGTTCTGTTTCGAATTCGATATCTTTGTTTtgaaattggttaatttatgctATTAGTCCCTGCACTATGCGTAGGTTGTGTATTTAATCTCTACATTTAGTTTGATCAAATTTAGTTATATGTATTTTTCGAATTGGTTAATTTTAATCCTATACATTTCAAATTCGATATCTTCATTTTGACATGGTAAAATTCTGCTATTAATTGTGTACtatgtataaaattatagatttaatccATGTTATCCATCTGGATTATTCTCATTCtcagtctttatatttttttcaaaattcaaaatttcaggCTAAACCTgtaattctaaaatttaaaaaacacagcttaaaaataaccaaattaaaatatatatatgaattaaatacATATCTTATATATAGTGCAgggactaatagcataatttaacccTTTGAAATTTATTTGCTTTCTTTAGAACTGACCTGTGTTTAGCTTCTCAGGATTCAGGCTTTCAACGATTGCTTGTGATTATCGTAATGAGATTGGAACTTCAGTATAAATTTAATCAATGAATGATGTTGTTTATCACAAATATCCtaatatttttcatcttttttttttctgtccatgttattttccaaaaataattACATTTCACCAATCATCCCTATGTGATTTCTTGAGCACCATATGCCCAGATTCATCTCTATCGAAAAGTCGTTCGATCAATTCGTTCCAGCTTACTTTGCTCTTGCTTTTCCCCGACGATCCAACGGATGACTCGCTACTCAATTTACAGGAGTTGTACTTCTCTACGTCCTCGGACTCGTCGAAAGTTCCGTATTCGGACGGTGGCGAATAAGCATGGGGCACTGATAATGAAACAGCCCTTTGAAGTGCAGCTTTGTACTCTTGCTTGTGTTCTTTTGTTAATGTCTCTTGCCTTTCCATTCTTTGTTTTGCTGGTATCTCCATGATCCTATCTTTCTCTAGCATTAACTAAAGCAAAAAAAGATATAGGGTAAACTACTCTAAGGTCATTAAGCTATTAATAAGTTTagattttagtcacttaacttcaaaaaattacaaaatgattattcaactatttgaaagctttcatttaagtcactaaactattcaaaagtttttatttaagtcattaggttgttaagctttttcttttaaaagttcgGCCAACAAGCCCGGAGTGACGATTTAATGATCAGTACGGTAGATAAGTAACCATCGACAAGtaaaaaaacatacattagaTAAAAAACGATCTAACAGTCAATATTGGAGATAAGAGAATaaaattgtttggattttggtttgtagATTCATGACGttcaaaattttttcataaaaaaaacctGAATGGtcgaagaaaaagggaaaaagagctTTTGATTAGTGCAGGTAGTGTGAACAAAGGTCATGGAGCAGCGATTTTAACaatccaatgacttaaataaaaacttttgcaTTGTGCAGTGAccaatttgtaactttttgaagttgagtgatcaaaatttaaacttactaatagtttagtgactgaGTGTAATTTATCCAAAAAATGTAATTGGCTAAGCTCTATTTGATTTAAACCATTATCATGAACATAAAAATGCAGCTTTAAACTTACATCCATGGCTCTCTGTGATTCTCTTTCAATCCATATTATAGCATGGTCAGATGTGGCGTTACACGAAAGAACTATGTGCTCGAACCTTCCATCCACGGGCACTGCTGTCTTCACAACTGGGGGAAACCTTCCACATCTGCAAGAGCCAAATATAATGGAGGGTGTCCATCAAGAGATCAAAAGTTCTTATGGCGATAAAACTGGCTGTCATACAGCATGTACTGAGTCGAGCCTTGCAAGGCATTCTCACGATGACATCACCGTAGTTAAGAAAAACCCGAATTCACTAAGTATATGGGGGGGGGAGAGACAGTTGTTATGCCTCATTATACCTGAAAGGCTTTCGCTCGACAATGTGATAGAGGCGACCGGGTGCATATAGCCTCCTTGGATCTTTAAGCATCTTCTCCTCAGGTATACAAGTATCCTTCATACATCTCAGGCATAGTAGGCATGGCAAACTGTTTAAATGGGGAACCGAGAGTAAGCATATTTTTATTTGCAACTAGGAAAACCGGTACTTGATTGGGCAACTGGCTTTACAAAAGGATGTTAGCACACTCCAGAGGCCTATATCAGCTATAAACAAAACGAATTCGAAATGGATTATAGTCCAACTATACCAGAAAAGTGACTTGAAAATGTCTTCTAACGGCGTGGCTGTTCGTGGCAAGAAATCATCCTGATACAGAGACATAAGTTCATATCCCAGTATTTAGATAAACATGTCGTGCGGTAGAAATTACAATACTAAAAGTTCTGCGATAAACTGACTGATAGTATGTATCGTAGCTGACAAAAAACAAGGCCGAGCATTGAAGGGGGCGAAAAATAACTTGCCTGAAGAACAATGGAATTAATGACATCTGCGTATCTGACTGCTAAATTCAGCGACATGCACCTAGCAGGCGCGATAGCATAGCACCTGATCCTACTCCTGTTGATGTTTCCAAGTTTATCCTGATGCTGGGCAACCACCAAAGCTAACATGGCTGCTACACCTGACCCGAGAGAATGTCCTGCAAATGTCAAAGTATAATTTGGGTGCTCCTCGACGAGTTCCTTCAAAACTTCACACTCTGCATCTAAAACCCATCCGGCAGCCTTCAAGAGTCCGTTATGAACATAGCCACCATCAAATTTCCTTTTACCCAACTGATTATCCAAAAGCACTTGGTAATCACTTTCTTTTGCCAAATTAAGACCTCTAATGGCAAGAACTATATCGGAATGCTCGTGATCGAGGTATAGTATGTAAGAAGGAGCCCGTCCTCTAGTGTCTTTGTAAGTTTTTCTGAGAATTAACCAATCAGGGTTGATCCCATATCCTCCAGGGGGTTCCCAAAGGGGATGTCGAATATTGTCCTCATAAACAGCTAGAATGTAGCGGCAAAGTCGAGGAACAGGTTCGAATTCTTCGGCGGTTGCAAGACCCCATGTTACACTATCGTGGCCAGCGGTATGCAGGCATCGGTTCCATGCCCATCGAGCACAAGCTAGGCAGTAAATACATTCAAGGAGTGGGAGGCCGCATATGATCGACATCGATGCCTACTCTCGGAGATCGACAATGTAGAGCACGAATTTGCATGTAAAAGGCCTGGAAAACAAGGGAAAGTAGTCCACTAATGTGGGAAAATACCAAACAGGAACTTGGATgagataccaaattcacacacATTCAAGCAGCAATCACTGTACAAATTAGAGGAATCAAACAAAGAAAATTCAAAGAGATTTGAAACAAAACTAGTTGAGGACTTTTATCATACATTTCAACTACAAAGTAGTTACATGAGTACAGAGTGTTCGAATTCAGTATATTGATTTCTGTTATACCTACGACTTGCGAGCTCACCCCGCACCCTACCAACCTCGCGAGACAATACAAATCAACATACAAGTTAAGGGCAACTGTGATGACAAGAAGCCCAAGTCTCTACGAGCCTATAACCTCGCTAAAACACATAGTGGGAACTATACCTCTAACATGAATAGAATATCTCTCTTTCATATCTCACATTTATTCATTGTCCTAACACGACAATCTCATAACTACAGAGATAAGACATTAATAGGTCGTTTGCATTCTAAGGAATATGGAACTAATGCCGGGGCAAGGAGTGGCATATGTGGAAGGAATAAAGGCACCCGTTTTAAGACGCACATTGACTCTCTCGACACTCACACTCTTAGCTTTCCTCACCCTCTCTAACTCCAACCCCCTAAAGAACCCGAATTCCAACTGTCTATAATCACTTATGGCTCTCCGCCCACTAAATGAACCGTGGCAACCCATCCTAATCCCTACTTTCTATCAACAATTTTCAATCATATATAAACCAAGTCCATTCAAAAACTATGCAAAGGTTCCCCTATGATGATACACTACCAACTGAACataccaaaaaacaaaaaaaataaagaatcaattcaAAAGCAGTCTAAGCAGTACCAAATTAAGCTTCCACACCATTGTCAAGTGTAAAAACAAAGCACTCACCAGATAGAGTAAATGATGACTATAGAAAGAACTGCAACTCGAGGTGGCTCATAAATTGATAGCTGTACAAAGAAACCGATCTGGGTCTCTCCAGCATTAGGGTTTTCAATGTCATAAGCTACTCAGTGATcacaatttttgaattttatcactAAAAAAAAAGCAGTTCAGAGctataagagaaaaataaaaaagacccAAGGTATCAAATTTCTGTCTGATCaacaaaaaaacaacaaattaggttaaaaagaaaaagaaaaagaaaaagacttgTTAAGAGTGAAACAAATGGGATCCCATGTTCATATGCAAATGTTCCTTGATAAGAAACTGAAGACAAAAGACATGGACTTTAATTTATGAGGTTTAGGTTGATTGGCGTAATGCTGAGttgtattataaaatatttaaattgacaGGCAAAAAAAGTAGGTATAATAAGACAAAGGAAGAAAAATTGAGAAGGCTAGCTAACTACAGCTACAAGCCAAATTCCAGTTagtttgaattaaaaataaataatagtgaCCAATGTTTTAAGGTTGCTTTTTGATTCTTCTTCttcgataaaaaaaattcagtgaTTTCAACCCAGAAAGAAAACAGTGAATAAATTTTAACAAGTGTCATATAATACATTGATTAATAATATTTCCCTTAAAAGTATTAGCTGTTTAAGAAATTTTGTTTGGACCAACCGATGGGCTACGAAACTGTGAAGATGAAGGTGAAGGCTGAAGCACGTTACTGTTGATCATCATCATCCACATAACGATCAAAACTCCTGATTctgggatttttttttttaatccttCACGTTGCCAATGCTTgcttttatgttgtttttatttatttatttattttgggctATTAGGGAGCGTTATATGAGCTTTTTTTACCGAGAAGTGGAGAACGTGATACGTGAAGTTGGGTaactaaaccttttttttttaaacataattcaGGCAAAAGTAATGATAATAAAAAGGGTAAAGCACAATTAAGATAATAAATTTACGTTTgatcattcaactttaaaaagttacaaaatggtcactgaattattcaaaaattttcgtgtaaGTCGATAGGCTTTTAAAATAACTGCTATTATGATCTTATTTGTTCGCACTGTCTTCTCTAATTGAAAGctcttcttcccttttttttctattgtttaatatttttttatgaaatagttTTGAACATAAAAAATCTGTGAACTAAAATCCACATAACATTATTTTCCAAATCACTGACCTTGACCGTCAGGTCGACTTGGAActaagatatgttcttctactcatcaaTGAGTACTAATCCACTGTACCAAATAATTGAATCATTGCTTGGAGCTCGTTAACTGGACTTTAAAAAAAGACTTAACAATTGAgggacttaaataaaaatttccgaatagttcagtgacttaaataaaaactttcatataatttaatgattattttataactttttgaagttaaatgattaaaatgtaaatttactaataatttaataacattgagtatatagtttaccctaataaaaattatttccaaaaaaaactaaaaaatatattattattctgTGTTTATAGAGAAAAAAGATAATTTTAGAAGTGGTCTAGGATGATGTTATGTATTTTCTTTTAGAAGgtagttaaacaaaaatatattatgacaaaaaagtattaaatttataaaaaatttaaaaaaaaatcaaattatggtttagttgaaatgataaagttaacaaCCTACACTTAGGTTCAAATCTCTCTTTCAGTATATATTTGGCATAATGACAAATTAAGGCCTTAAGGTTTAtatcttttatcaaattgacttttttttaattaaatttgatcctttgcttttaaaaaattcaaatttgaccaataaccttttaaaaagaatcaaattattattttattaataaaaatattgactaaaacattaaattttttaaacatggCATCCAACATAGGAATTTATGTATacttcatgtttttttttaattttatgaatttttttaaatatttttattaattttaattttttgttgagtAGTTTCATGTCAGCATGAAAACATGTGGTTGAAGACTAACAtcgttaaaaaaataatgttttagttaatattttcataaaaaatgtaatttgactatttttgaaagactaataattaaatttagctaaaaaaaggatcaaaatgaCAAAAGACATAaatattgaaggctaaatttatttttatgtttatttttatattttatataaaatataaaaatatatgtttgaaaaaattttactttaataatagTAAACAAGGTAAAAGTGTCACGGAGGTCCTTGTATTatgagttagattgtattttacccATTTActaaaaaattgacaaattaatttaagcacattagatcaaaaagtgaacttatttcttttgttaaaaatttcatccaattctactattaaaaattggcgTGACTGATAGAAAAACCTGACAGATACGTTGGTGTGCCATGGGCACCTCATACTGATGTATAGGGACCAacttttaacagtaaaaatagatgaaacctttaacaaaataatcaatttactatttgtttggaaatacataaattaatttatctatttttaataaaaatgataaaatataatttttcttctaataaaatttttttatgatacttttataaaaaaacaaaataattattaaataagatTTGTGAAGACGGAAAAGGCAAATGGCATTACAACACGCACGACTTTGACAGGTAGACTGGTTTTCTTGGCTGTTGGTACCTAAtttgattgtttatttatttatttttaaaattttaatttaattatgaaagtATATGAAAGTTTTAAAATTGATACAATGTTTACAATTATCCATAGCATATTTCAatatcttaaataaaaagataaacgCGCTTCAGCATGCTCAAACTTACGTATTCTTGTACTGACAATAATATCGATATCAAACTCAATGCTAAGTCAAGACTCAGGGTGAGTCtagatgggcgattgggtgcggtgcgtttagcttactttttatctcacactacagtatcgctacaatatctaatctcatcgccactgttgtttttacactaactgcatgtaaacgcaccgcccatccaaactcaccttcaatcaataatttgattctttatttaatttcac from Gossypium hirsutum isolate 1008001.06 chromosome D12, Gossypium_hirsutum_v2.1, whole genome shotgun sequence includes these protein-coding regions:
- the LOC121224391 gene encoding uncharacterized protein isoform X1, which translates into the protein MSIICGLPLLECIYCLACARWAWNRCLHTAGHDSVTWGLATAEEFEPVPRLCRYILAVYEDNIRHPLWEPPGGYGINPDWLILRKTYKDTRGRAPSYILYLDHEHSDIVLAIRGLNLAKESDYQVLLDNQLGKRKFDGGYVHNGLLKAAGWVLDAECEVLKELVEEHPNYTLTFAGHSLGSGVAAMLALVVAQHQDKLGNINRSRIRCYAIAPARCMSLNLAVRYADVINSIVLQDDFLPRTATPLEDIFKSLFCLPCLLCLRCMKDTCIPEEKMLKDPRRLYAPGRLYHIVERKPFRCGRFPPVVKTAVPVDGRFEHIVLSCNATSDHAIIWIERESQRAMDLMLEKDRIMEIPAKQRMERQETLTKEHKQEYKAALQRAVSLSVPHAYSPPSEYGTFDESEDVEKYNSCKLSSESSVGSSGKSKSKVSWNELIERLFDRDESGHMVLKKSHRDDW
- the LOC121224391 gene encoding uncharacterized protein isoform X2, whose amino-acid sequence is MSIICGLPLLECIYCLACARWAWNRCLHTAGHDSVTWGLATAEEFEPVPRLCRYILAVYEDNIRHPLWEPPGGYGINPDWLILRKTYKDTRGRAPSYILYLDHEHSDIVLAIRGLNLAKESDYQVLLDNQLGKRKFDGGYVHNGLLKAAGWVLDAECEVLKELVEEHPNYTLTFAGHSLGSGVAAMLALVVAQHQDKLGNINRSRIRCYAIAPARCMSLNLAVRYADVINSIVLQDDFLPRTATPLEDIFKSLFCLPCLLCLRCMKDTCIPEEKMLKDPRRLYAPGRLYHIVERKPFRCGRFPPVVKTAVPVDGRFEHIVLSCNATSDHAIIWIERESQRAMDSLNY